The following nucleotide sequence is from Desulfobulbaceae bacterium.
CCTCAACTTCAGGATCCTCCGCCGGGCGCAGAGCAGACCACGGTCGTTGCTCCTGGGTCAGCTCCTGTGGTTGCAGAAGAAGCCGCTCAGGTTGCAGCGCCTGTAGGGATCGCTGCTGTTCCTGAATCACAGTTTGCTCAAGTCGCACTCACGGGCAAGGACATCCCGATTGAGACCGAACTGTATAGCGCGGTAATTTCTGAAAATGGCGCTGTGATCAAAAGTTTTAAGCTTAAACAATACAAAGAGAAGCCGGGGAAGGACGCTCAACTCAAGGAACTGGTGTTTGCTGATACTCCAGGGACTGTCTTTGCCTGGGGGAATGGTATCCCGTCTCAGCCTCAACTGTTCACTGCGAGTAAAGATCACGTGACAACGTCATCGGGAGGCTCGGCCAGTCTGATCATGACTGCTTCTCCTATGCCTGGGCTTACTGTTACCCGGAATATGGTTTTTAATGATGCCTCCTATCAGATTGCACTTGAGATATCAGTGAAGAACGAGAGCGGCCAGGCACTGCAAGGCGCTCCGTTTCTGTCCAGTATCAACAAACCTTTTTCTGATGCGGCAAAGTCGCAAGGTGTTTTTGTCGGACCCGCCGTCTTCCTTGATGGTGTGCTCCAAGAGGTGAATGCAGGAGATTTGAAAGACGATGGTCCTAAGACGGTGAGCGGACAGCTGGCATGGTCCGCCTATGAGGATAGTTATTTTCTCTCTGCCATTATTCCTCAGCAAACCGGTAAGACCACGGTTCTGCTTTCATCTGGTGACAATGAAAAGGTAGTTTCAACAATCAGTGGTGAGCAGGAAATCATCCCTATGGGTGGGGAAAAAACGTATAAGTATACGATTTTTATCGGCCCCAAAAAACTACCTATCCTTA
It contains:
- the yidC gene encoding membrane protein insertase YidC, which gives rise to METKRAFTAVILSLMILLGYQYFFMPSPQLQDPPPGAEQTTVVAPGSAPVVAEEAAQVAAPVGIAAVPESQFAQVALTGKDIPIETELYSAVISENGAVIKSFKLKQYKEKPGKDAQLKELVFADTPGTVFAWGNGIPSQPQLFTASKDHVTTSSGGSASLIMTASPMPGLTVTRNMVFNDASYQIALEISVKNESGQALQGAPFLSSINKPFSDAAKSQGVFVGPAVFLDGVLQEVNAGDLKDDGPKTVSGQLAWSAYEDSYFLSAIIPQQTGKTTVLLSSGDNEKVVSTISGEQEIIPMGGEKTYKYTIFIGPKKLPIL